TGTCGTTGCTGAAGATTCTAGTAATCTTTTGACTATGATTTTTAATGTTATTTGGGTAATTTTATTTGGTTGGGAAATTGCTCTTTCTCATCTTGTTCATGGTTTAATTTTGGCTATTACTATTATTGGCATTCCTTTTGCTCAACAACATTTTAAGTTAATCCCAATTGCTTTGTTTCCTTTTGGCAGAAATTTGCAAGATGTTAACTAATTAAAAATTAATCATTTTTATTGATCATCTCTTTCTTATTTCACTTCTCAATCTAACTTTATAACCTCTTAAATTTATTGCTCAAAAAATGCGTATATTAATTAGTAATGATGATGGTATTTTTGCCAAGGGAATTAGAACATTAGCAAATGCGATCGCATCCTGTGATCATGAAGTAGTAGTTGTAGCACCAGATAGAGAAAGATCAGCTACAGGACATGGTTTAACGCTCCATCAACCCATTCGTGCAGACATAATCGAAGGAATTTTTCACGAAAAAGTAACAGCATGGTCGTGTTCTGGCACACCATCAGACTGTGTAAAATTAGCGTTAAGTGCCATTTTAAAAGATAATCCCCCCGATTTTGTTCTTTCAGGAATAAATCAAGGCTCAAACTTAGGAACAGATATATTGTACTCAGGAACAGTGTCTGCCGCCATGGAGGGTACAATGGAAGGAATTACAAGCATTGCCTTTAGTTTAGCTAGTTTTACCATCAAGGAATTTCAACCCGCCGCCAATTACGCTCTAAAGTTAATCCAACAGTTAATTGAAAATCCATTACCCGAAGCAACCTTATTAAACGTGAATATTCCCCCCGTTTCCGAGCCAGAAATCAAAGGAGTCAAAATCACTCGTCAGGGTATCAGACGCTATACAGAGAATTTTCAACAAAGATTTGACCCCAGAGGAAAAAGTTATTATTGGTTAGCCGGGGAAGTAGTAGAAGAAATTGAACAACCTGAACATATTTACTTGCCTCCAGATTTACCCACCGATGTTCAAGCAAACAAAGATAACTATATTACCATTACACCCTTGCAATATAACTTAACAGATGTGGTTACAGTTCAACGACTAGAACAAAAATTAGATCTCTCCATAAATTATTTTTCGTTGGCTCGTAGTAAGGGCTTCAGCCCTTAAAATGTCTATTATTGGAGATGTCTATTGATCATTCATAACTAGCTTCTCCAAACAAATCCTCACAAAAGCTATTAAGAAATATTAAAAATTAGCAATAATAATTCTAATACCACCGAATAATCTTGACTGTTCAGAAAAAAAATGATAAATTCTGAGCTAACAAACAGGCTATATATAAAATTTTTATCATCCCATGAATTTACCGTCATCTGCCTTTCATCAACACAAAAAAGAGGATGTGAGTGATTATGTAGCTCATTTACAAATACACATGAGTCTGCAATCCCGTAATCTTTTACCCCAAATAGACCAAGTAAAAGATAGTCGTGATAACTTGTTATATCAAACTCAAGCCAATATTGAAAAGCTCACCTCTCGTGAGTTAATTTAACCTCAGTTCGTTTTAAAAATATCGGATAAGGGTAGTAGGTTTCAGGTTTCAGGTTTCAGGTATTAGGGTTTTAGAGGGAAATTTCTTTTTTATATTAACTCTGAACTCCGAACTCCGTTCACGACTGAAAGGAGTGTAAGAGCGCTCGAGCGTTCTCTCCGAACTCAAATTATTGCCCCTTGCCCTGTTCCTTTTGAGATTTTAAAGATATTAGTCTGTATTTAGGGTATAATGTTAGTTTGTATAAATATTATTTGTATTTAAGTAGTTTTATTCGGAGGTTTAATTGGAAACCACTATAGAAAATCAATTAGAAACAAACATTGAAGGTCGTTTCGTGCTTAAGGTCGTTTGGTTAGATAAAAATGTTGCCTTAGCTGTAGATTATGTTATTAGTAAAGGTATCAGTCCTTTAACTCCTTACTATTTCTGGCCTCGTACCGATGCTTGGCAAGAATTAAAAGATGAATTAGACACAAAAACTTGGATTACTGAAACTGAGAAAATTGAATTATTAAACCAAGCAACAGAAGTCATTAATTTTTGGCAGGAAAACGCTGGAAAAACTACCATGTTTCAAGCTCAAGAGAAGTTTCCCGCAGTGGTATTTTCTGGTACAAACTAGGATAAACTCTGGAAGGGGGATGAAATCATAAAAAAATAGAAACTTTGATTCATCCTACTTCTGCCTTGATAAGATAAATATCGGCAGAAGGCATCATTTCCGACGAGATAAGATAATATGACAAAAATCATTGCCTATTTAGGACCAGAAGGTACATACTCAGAAGTAGCGACACTTTACTATTCCCGACTCCTCAAAGAAATTCATAGCATTGAATCTGAGTTAATTCCTATACCTAGTATTTCTCAAACTTTGCATGCCTTAGCACAAGGAAAAGCAGATATAGCAGTGGTGCCGATAGAAAACTCCATTGAAGGCACTGTCGCTATTACTCTCGATACTTTATGGCAATTGGACGGCTTATATATTCGTAAAGGTTTAACTATCCCGATTATACATAATTTGCTTTCTCGTGGTCGTTCTTTAAAAGGGATAAAAACAATATATTCTCATCCTCAAGCATTAGCGCAATGTCAGAAATGGTTAGAAAAAAATCTTCCCCAAGCTCGTTTAATTCCCACTAATTCCACGACAGAGGCTTTACACCACTTAAATCAAGAGCCTACCGCTGGTGCTATTTCTTCTTCTCGTGCGGCACAACTATACGATTTACCGATCAAAGCTAAAAATATTAACGATTATCCTGATAATTGTACCCGTTTTTGGGTTGTCGATCGCATCGGAAAAACAAGAGGAAATCATGTGTCGGTTGGCTTTGCTTTTGAAGCCAATATTCCGGGGGTGTTGGTAAAACCATTAGAAATTTTTGCCCAGAAACAAATTAATTTGACAAAGATAGAATCTCGCCCTACTAAGCGCTGTTTGGGAGAATATCTTTTTTTCCTTGATTTACAAGGAGATAGCGACGGAAAACCTATTCAAGAAGCCTTAAAAGAGTTAGAAAAAGTGACAAAAACCGTAAAAATCCTTGGTAGCTACGATGTTGAAAAAGTTGACCTCAATCAATTATACTCAGAGAGATCATAACTTAATTATTACTTATTTATGATATCGAGTCAGAATAGATCGTTTCTTTTATGCTTAATCAATAAATGGTCAATTTTCCCTCAGCGACACCACTTTTTCCGCAACCTCTAATTATGTTAAATTATATGAAGTTATTTTAAATGTTTTCTCAAAACCATGAATTTTGAAATACCCGAAGCAGTGAAAACTTGGTCTCAATTTGGACACCCCGTTATGATGTGGGTGTTATTTGCTATGGCAATTTATGCGTTATATCTTGGCATTAAGGTCAAAAAAACCCGTCAAGCTAGTAAAGAAGAAAGAAAAGAATTAATCAAAGGTAATTTTGCCAATCGTCATCATAAAGTCGGTTCAATTTTTATGGCATTGGTGGTATTAGGCACGGTAGGGGGAATGGCTGTCACTTACATTAACAATGGTAAATTATTTGTAGGTCCTCATTTACTAGCGGGTTTAGGTATGATGGCAATGGTGGCGGTGTCTGTTTCTCTTGTACCTTATATGCAGAAAGGTAATGATTTTGCTAGATTCACCCATGTTGGCTTAAATATGAGTATGTTATTAATTTTTGGTTGGCAAGCGGTGACTGGTATGCAAATTGTACAGAAAATTATTAGCAATCTCTAATTAACAATTAACAATTAACAATTAGTAATTAGTAATTAACTAAAGCCTAAAACCAATATTCTTAGGTTGAACTTAGGTCGTGTGAAAGTTTTTGATTTAGGCTAGACATTTGTATGAGAAAAGTGTTGAAAATAATCAAATTATCAATTTTTGATTTGTAATGAACAATATTGAAAAAGAAAAAATATATTGGTTAGCTTGGTCAAAAATAAAAGGTATTGGGGCGGTTTCTTTAAAAAGAATTTATGATTATTTTGGCAGTGTTGAATTAGCGTGGAAGATAAATGAATCAGAATTGTTAAAAATAGAAGGAATAGGAAAAAAATTAGTTAATAAAATCAAAGAAGAAAAGGGAAAAATAAATCCAGAGCAACTATACATAAAACATAAAGAGAAAAATCCTCAATTTATCACTCCTTTTGAAAGAAAATATCCACAATTATTATTAGAAATTCCTAGTCCTCCTCCCGTTTTATATTATCAAGGAGAAATCGATATTTCTGAAAATCAAGGTTTAACGCCTCTTATCGGCATTGTTGGCACGAGAAAGCCAACTGAACACGGTAAAAGATGGACTTACAATATTAGTAAGGTATTAGCACAAAATGGCTTTACTATTGTCTCTGGATTAGCAGAAGGAATAGATACGATAGCTCATCGTGGTTGCCTAGATGGAGGAGGAAGAACCATCGCAGTTTTAGGAAATGGACTTGATCGGGTGTATCCTAGCAATAATAAACAATTAATGGCAGAAATTGCAGAAAAAGGACTTATTTTAACTGAATATGACTATGGAAGTCTCCCTGAAAGGGGTAATTTCCCCGCTCGAAATCGGATTGTGGCGGGTTTATGTCGTGCGATATTGGTGATGGAAGCACCGGAAAAGTCGGGTGCGTTAATTACTGCCCACTATGCCACGGAATTTAACCGAGATGTTTATACTTTACCAAACACTCCTGATAATATTCAAGCAAGGGGGTGTCTGCGTTTAATTCATAATGGAGCGGAGGTAATCATTACTGAAAAAGAATTATTATCTAGTTTAGGCGCGATTCCTGACTTAAATTCTCCTCAACAATTATCCCTTTTTGCTGAAACTTCTTCTCCTCCTACTTTACTCGAAACCCCAAAACCCAATTTATCAGAGCCTTTGAGTATAGTATATGATGCGATCGCATCTTCACCTACTCCCTTTGATGTTATCGTCAACCAATCGAATTTAACTTCGGCGGAAGTATCGGGCATTTTATTACAGTTAGAATTAGAAGGATTAGTTACCCAATTACCCGGCATGATGTATAAAAAATAGGGTGTTGGAGAATTGAAAAGAGTTAGGAATGAGGAGTTTTTAATTATCAACTATTCACCCCATTACTAAATTGCTAATTAACCTGAGTTTTGGATAAGCTGAAAGCATTATTTTCTCCCTTTCCCCTCATCACCTCATCCCCCCATCCCCTAACACCTTAACACCTGCAACCTGACACCTGACACCTGACACCTAACCTTATCGGATATTCTTAAACCGAACTGAGATTAATTATTAATGAGTTGAGAAAACAAAGATTTTAAATATTTTTTAACCTAATCTCATATAATAAAAATTCTAATTAAAATTTAATTATTTGCTATTATGTGGTTTTTTCATTGGGAAATTAATATTGCTATTATTACTGGTAGTTTTTTATGGTGTTTAGCCTTATATCTGGGATTTGCTCAATTAAGAGAAATGGTGATTGATGGTTTATATCGTTGGTTTAATTTTGCTGAACGTTTCCTTTATACTTCTGAAGCAGAATTTGAGCGGACTCGGAAAGGTAGAGAATCTCAAAATGCTTTTTTAGCTTCTTTGATGAGTGTTATTCCTTTTCTTATTTTGGGACTTTTATGTAATTGGTTAGTAGAGATAGGTTTAGGGAGAAATTGGTCAATTAGTGTCGGAATTTTAGCTGTTATTTGTTGTGCTGTTTACGATTTAGGAAGACGGGATTCTAATTAGTTAATATGAAATTATATGAGCAAACTATTGCTATTTTTCAAAGAATTTTACAGGAATTATTAAAGAGAAAAAGAAATTTAATTTTTTGGTCAGTTTTTCCTTTAACAATTCTCGTTTTAAACAGTTATATTATTGCGGAAAGAGCTAAAATTGATGTGAGTTTGGCAATGAAAATATCTGCCCCTCCGAGTTTGATGGGGGCGGCTTTATTTTTTAGTTGTTTAGGGGGGACTATTGCCACTATTGTAGGAGAAAGAGAACAAAAAACTCTCATTCGTCTATTTATTTCACCCCTGATGGGAATTGCTTATTTTTTAGGCATTTTATTAGCTCATAGTGCGATCGCATTTTGTCAAGCTATTCTGATTTATGGATTACTTTTCTTGTTAGGAAAACCCATCGAAGGCTCTTTTTTCTTGGGCTTAATTATCATTATTTTGAGTATAATTAGTTATGTAGGAGTAGGTTTTATTTTTGGTACTCAATTAGCAAAAAGAACCGAGGATGTTAACTCTATTGTAGCGACTTTTGGAGTGCCTTTATTAATTTTAGGAGGTACTTTTTTCCCCAGTTCTTTATTTCCTGAAAAAATGAAACAATTAGCTCAGTTTAATCCTATTTTTCATATGAATGAGGCTCTAATTCAAATATGGGGAAAAGGAGCATTATTTAGTGATATTAAAATTCATTTTTGGTTTTTATTTGTATTCTCTTTTATTGTTATTTTATTAGGTTGGTGGTGTTATGAAAAAATGCTTAAATCCGAAACGGTTTTATAGTTTCAATATTAACTGATGCCACAAAAAATCTATTTAAAATCAGTTTATCTCAATTAAAAGCCAATTAAAAGCACTTTTTTCTGTTTCCCTTCTCTCTTTTTTAGGGAAGATATAGAGGGGTTTCCCCT
This is a stretch of genomic DNA from Cyanobacterium aponinum PCC 10605. It encodes these proteins:
- the surE gene encoding 5'/3'-nucleotidase SurE; this encodes MRILISNDDGIFAKGIRTLANAIASCDHEVVVVAPDRERSATGHGLTLHQPIRADIIEGIFHEKVTAWSCSGTPSDCVKLALSAILKDNPPDFVLSGINQGSNLGTDILYSGTVSAAMEGTMEGITSIAFSLASFTIKEFQPAANYALKLIQQLIENPLPEATLLNVNIPPVSEPEIKGVKITRQGIRRYTENFQQRFDPRGKSYYWLAGEVVEEIEQPEHIYLPPDLPTDVQANKDNYITITPLQYNLTDVVTVQRLEQKLDLSINYFSLARSKGFSP
- a CDS encoding YccF domain-containing protein, which encodes MTLLGNIIWLIFGGFVSGLGYIIGGLSLCLTIIGIPFGLQTIKIGIATLTPFGKINVVAEDSSNLLTMIFNVIWVILFGWEIALSHLVHGLILAITIIGIPFAQQHFKLIPIALFPFGRNLQDVN
- the dprA gene encoding DNA-processing protein DprA: MEKEKIYWLAWSKIKGIGAVSLKRIYDYFGSVELAWKINESELLKIEGIGKKLVNKIKEEKGKINPEQLYIKHKEKNPQFITPFERKYPQLLLEIPSPPPVLYYQGEIDISENQGLTPLIGIVGTRKPTEHGKRWTYNISKVLAQNGFTIVSGLAEGIDTIAHRGCLDGGGRTIAVLGNGLDRVYPSNNKQLMAEIAEKGLILTEYDYGSLPERGNFPARNRIVAGLCRAILVMEAPEKSGALITAHYATEFNRDVYTLPNTPDNIQARGCLRLIHNGAEVIITEKELLSSLGAIPDLNSPQQLSLFAETSSPPTLLETPKPNLSEPLSIVYDAIASSPTPFDVIVNQSNLTSAEVSGILLQLELEGLVTQLPGMMYKK
- the pheA gene encoding prephenate dehydratase encodes the protein MTKIIAYLGPEGTYSEVATLYYSRLLKEIHSIESELIPIPSISQTLHALAQGKADIAVVPIENSIEGTVAITLDTLWQLDGLYIRKGLTIPIIHNLLSRGRSLKGIKTIYSHPQALAQCQKWLEKNLPQARLIPTNSTTEALHHLNQEPTAGAISSSRAAQLYDLPIKAKNINDYPDNCTRFWVVDRIGKTRGNHVSVGFAFEANIPGVLVKPLEIFAQKQINLTKIESRPTKRCLGEYLFFLDLQGDSDGKPIQEALKELEKVTKTVKILGSYDVEKVDLNQLYSERS
- a CDS encoding DUF4079 domain-containing protein produces the protein MNFEIPEAVKTWSQFGHPVMMWVLFAMAIYALYLGIKVKKTRQASKEERKELIKGNFANRHHKVGSIFMALVVLGTVGGMAVTYINNGKLFVGPHLLAGLGMMAMVAVSVSLVPYMQKGNDFARFTHVGLNMSMLLIFGWQAVTGMQIVQKIISNL
- a CDS encoding 30S ribosomal protein PSRP-3, translated to METTIENQLETNIEGRFVLKVVWLDKNVALAVDYVISKGISPLTPYYFWPRTDAWQELKDELDTKTWITETEKIELLNQATEVINFWQENAGKTTMFQAQEKFPAVVFSGTN
- a CDS encoding ABC transporter permease; the protein is MKLYEQTIAIFQRILQELLKRKRNLIFWSVFPLTILVLNSYIIAERAKIDVSLAMKISAPPSLMGAALFFSCLGGTIATIVGEREQKTLIRLFISPLMGIAYFLGILLAHSAIAFCQAILIYGLLFLLGKPIEGSFFLGLIIIILSIISYVGVGFIFGTQLAKRTEDVNSIVATFGVPLLILGGTFFPSSLFPEKMKQLAQFNPIFHMNEALIQIWGKGALFSDIKIHFWFLFVFSFIVILLGWWCYEKMLKSETVL